In Hyphomicrobium denitrificans 1NES1, the genomic stretch CAATATATTAGAATAATTCTAATTTATGGCTGAGAGCGGCTGCGCCTGGAATTGGGGTCCGATGCGAAAATTCACCGATCTCGACGAGCGTGAAATTCTTGCCCTCGCCATCTCGCTGGAAGAGGAGCACAGCCGCATTTATGCCGATTATGCGGCGGGTCTCGGTGCTGATTATCCTGCAACGGCGAAGATCTTCACTGAGATGGGAGAGGAAGAGAACGAGCACCGGCGCTGGCTGATCGATCTTTTCCGGCAGAAGTTCGGCGAGCACATTCCTCTTATTCGCCGCCAGGATGTTTCGGGGTTTGTGCGTCACGATCCGATCTGGTTCGTGCGACCGCTCGGACTTGGGAGAGTACGCCGTCAAGCCGAGGCCATCGAAATCGAAACGCGCAATTTCTATCGTGCGGCCATCGAGAGAGTCTCGGACGCCGAGGTTCGCAAACTGCTTGGGGACCTCATTGCAGCGGAAGACCAGCACATCGGCATCGCCCAGCACATCTCTGAGGCCGAACTAACGCCAGAGGCTAAATCGGTCGAAGAGCAGGCGGAGCGCCGCGCCTTCGTGCTCCAGTATGTGCAACCTGGTTTGACCGGACTGATTGACGGTTCCGTCTCGACGCTGGCGCCAATTTTTGCCGCGGCATTTGCTACGCATAACACGTGGCAGACGTTTCTCGTCGGCATTGCGGCATCGGTCGGAGCCGGTATTTCGATGGCGTTCGCCGAAGCACTAGCAGACGACGGCAATATTTCCGGCCGTGGAAATCCGTGGATTCGCGGCGGCGTGACCGGACTGATGACGGCGCTCGGCGGCCTTGGCCACACGCTTCCTTATCTGATCCCGAACTTCTGGACGGCAACGTCCATCGCCATCGTCGTCGTTTTCATCGAACTGTGGATCATCGCGGGCGTTCGCGCGCGGTTCATGGACACGAAGTTCTTCAGGGCGGCGCTGGAAGTCGTGGTCGGCGGCCTGCTTGTGTTCGCGGTTGGCATTCTGATCGGCAGCGCATAGAGCTAATTAGAGGTAATTCGGCCGAACCAGGGCGCTTGGGTTCATGGTTAGCCTCACTGAGGCCATAGTGTCTTGACTCATTCCGGGTTGCCGGCGGGGTGCCGGCGTTCCTCAACCGCCGAAGGCTTCCGATGCGCGCAGGTTTTTTCGTTTTCTCGATCGCAACACTTGCGTTTGTGGCGACGTCCGGCGCAGCCTTGGCCGAAAATACGCCGCCGCCTCCGGCCAACAAGCGCAATTGCCAGAACACCGTGCCGTTCAGCCGCTGGGTCGCCGACTTCAAACGCGAAGCCATCGCTGAGGGCATTCACGCACAAACCATCGATGAGGCCATTGGCGGCATGTCGCCCGATATGAGTGTCATCGCGCGCGATCGCCGGCAAAGCTTCTTCTCGCAGACGTTCATAGACTTCTATTTCAAGCTCGCGACGAACAGCCGCGAGAAGATGGGCAAGAGCTACCTGCAACGCTATCGTCCGATCTTCGAGCGTGCGGAAAAACAGTATGGCGTGCCGGGCCCTGTCATTACCGGCTTCTGGGCGCTCGAAAGCGACTTCGGCGGCGGTATGGGCAAGCTGCCCGTCATGCGCTCGCTGCTGACCCTCGCATGGGATTGCCGGCGCGGCGACTTCTTCCGCAATGAGCTCAAAGCGGCGATGAAGATCATCGAGCGCGGAGATCTCACACCCGACCAGATGATCGGATCGTGGGCAGGCGAACTCGGCCAGACCCAGTTCTTGCCGCAGCACTATTACAACTATGGCGTCGATTACGATGGCGACGGGCGCGTCGACCTGATCCGCGATATCCCGGACATCATCGGCTCGTCGGCGAA encodes the following:
- the mbfA gene encoding iron exporter MbfA; translated protein: MRKFTDLDEREILALAISLEEEHSRIYADYAAGLGADYPATAKIFTEMGEEENEHRRWLIDLFRQKFGEHIPLIRRQDVSGFVRHDPIWFVRPLGLGRVRRQAEAIEIETRNFYRAAIERVSDAEVRKLLGDLIAAEDQHIGIAQHISEAELTPEAKSVEEQAERRAFVLQYVQPGLTGLIDGSVSTLAPIFAAAFATHNTWQTFLVGIAASVGAGISMAFAEALADDGNISGRGNPWIRGGVTGLMTALGGLGHTLPYLIPNFWTATSIAIVVVFIELWIIAGVRARFMDTKFFRAALEVVVGGLLVFAVGILIGSA
- a CDS encoding lytic murein transglycosylase — translated: MRAGFFVFSIATLAFVATSGAALAENTPPPPANKRNCQNTVPFSRWVADFKREAIAEGIHAQTIDEAIGGMSPDMSVIARDRRQSFFSQTFIDFYFKLATNSREKMGKSYLQRYRPIFERAEKQYGVPGPVITGFWALESDFGGGMGKLPVMRSLLTLAWDCRRGDFFRNELKAAMKIIERGDLTPDQMIGSWAGELGQTQFLPQHYYNYGVDYDGDGRVDLIRDIPDIIGSSANFIASMGWKRGEPWLDQVRITKELPWDKADLNVLLPRSQWVRWGIEGVGQKLPPDDLPASLLLPMGRNGPAFLAYSNFRVYTQWNQSLTYATTAAHLAARMAGAPNLSRSSGDVPSLGYEQTKELQALLKRRGFDVGEVDGKLGAGTRKAVKEMQMKLGLPADSYPTSELLTALRERS